A single bacterium DNA region contains:
- a CDS encoding ferritin family protein translates to MEKKLQDLLKEAIEMEEKGYKFYQETSKKAKDKTVRRTFYFLANNEILHIESIKEFYNTLKDKGELPQIELEDKKRQRMKDLSIFSKGIKELSEKIKPDDDDRKACEFAMEFENNGYKYYENMLEEAENENLVKLLKFLLQEEKQHYESIMNLHTYITDSANWYMYEEGSFPQG, encoded by the coding sequence ATGGAGAAAAAATTACAAGATCTTTTAAAAGAAGCAATTGAGATGGAAGAAAAAGGGTACAAATTTTATCAGGAAACTAGCAAGAAAGCTAAAGACAAAACAGTCAGGAGAACCTTTTATTTTTTAGCCAATAACGAGATATTGCACATTGAGAGCATAAAAGAATTCTATAATACCTTGAAGGATAAAGGTGAACTGCCTCAGATTGAATTGGAAGATAAGAAGAGGCAAAGGATGAAGGATTTGAGTATATTTTCCAAGGGCATAAAGGAGTTGAGTGAAAAGATAAAGCCTGATGACGATGACAGAAAGGCGTGTGAATTTGCCATGGAGTTCGAAAATAACGGGTATAAGTATTATGAGAACATGCTTGAAGAGGCAGAAAACGAAAATCTTGTCAAGCTTTTGAAATTTTTACTACAGGAAGAAAAGCAACACTATGAAAGTATTATGAATCTGCATACATATATAACGGATTCTGCAAATTGGTATATGTATGAAGAAGGTTCTTT